From Clostridiales bacterium, a single genomic window includes:
- a CDS encoding 1-acyl-sn-glycerol-3-phosphate acyltransferase, with amino-acid sequence MKKFDFSKTDFLYPKWYFRIFSFLMFWFFVPILLFIKTFVLRAKIKGRKNYKKVKKQGAIIIANHVHEYDAPIIALALLPRRMYIVSQEDNFYKKFLGWLIYGLGARPVPRDLRYMKDFISAFAQLAKSGKKVLIYPEGHLIRRCPKLRRFKTGSFRIALEAGVPILPMCYTYKGKRLTLNILPPIYVQEGEDHKALTQRAYDIMNQFFTEKMSQYQDTPYPEEVDEPTVEKLEDETVASERA; translated from the coding sequence ATGAAAAAATTTGATTTTTCCAAGACAGACTTTTTATATCCCAAATGGTATTTTAGGATATTCTCGTTCTTGATGTTTTGGTTTTTTGTGCCGATATTGCTTTTTATAAAAACTTTTGTCTTAAGGGCCAAAATCAAAGGCAGAAAAAATTACAAAAAAGTCAAAAAACAAGGCGCTATTATAATAGCAAACCATGTCCACGAATATGACGCGCCCATAATCGCTTTGGCTCTTTTGCCCCGTAGGATGTATATCGTCTCGCAGGAAGACAATTTCTACAAGAAATTTTTGGGGTGGCTGATTTACGGCTTAGGCGCGCGGCCTGTCCCTAGGGACCTAAGATATATGAAAGACTTTATAAGCGCTTTCGCGCAACTGGCAAAATCAGGCAAAAAAGTGCTAATCTATCCCGAAGGGCATTTGATAAGGCGCTGCCCTAAATTGCGGCGCTTTAAGACAGGCTCTTTTAGGATAGCGCTTGAAGCGGGCGTGCCTATCTTGCCCATGTGCTATACATATAAAGGCAAGAGGCTTACTCTTAATATCCTGCCCCCTATTTACGTCCAAGAGGGCGAGGACCATAAGGCGCTTACCCAAAGAGCCTATGATATAATGAATCAGTTCTTTACCGAAAAGATGTCCCAATACCAAGATACGCCTTACCCGGAAGAGGTTGACGAGCCTACGGTTGAGAAACTGGAAGACGAGACCGTCGCGTCCGAGCGCGCTTAA